From the Cololabis saira isolate AMF1-May2022 chromosome 13, fColSai1.1, whole genome shotgun sequence genome, the window CTGAAGAGCACCTGAGGGATACTATTTTTGCAAATACCCAAGCAGCACTCCATGCTCCGCGTTCCTGTCTGCAAACATGTGGATGTTCAACAAGTCCAATGTGTCGTTACCTTCATGACAGCTCGTAGTTCTTAGGTGATGTTATGAGTATTTGTCATTCGGTGAAAACAAGTACGGCTCTCCAGGTCCATATTCTTGTCCTAATACATCCAGTTAGCCACGtctgtctaaaaaaaaaaaaaagagactaaaatgaTAAAATGTTAGAAGCATCAACCATAAGGTCATCACGGTGATCATGTCCACTTACTCTCAGCTCATGATAGTTGAGCTGTAAGGGTATGTAAATCTAATTCATCCATGTAGTACAAAGCACATTGTGTGTTTGTCAGTCTTGTCCTACTTGGACAAGACTGATTACCCCAGTCAGCAAAATGCGTCCTGTGAGAGTTCCCCCTAtcccaggggttggcaacccaaaatgttgaaagagccatattggatcaaaaacacaaaaaactaatgtgtctggagccacaaaacattaagtcttgtataagccttagaatgaaggcaacacatgctgcatgtatctattttagttataactgggggaagattttttttttcattatgcacttcgagaaaaaagccgaaatgacgagaaaaaagtcaaaatgttgagaaaaagtcaaaatgtagagattaatgttgaagtacaatctcgagaaaaaagtcgaaatgttgagattaaaaaaggaaaaaggaagaaagagaaaaaaggaaaaaagaaaaaaaggaaaaagaagaaaaaaaggaaaaaacagaaaaaaaggaaaaaaagatgaaaaaagagaaaaaaaaggtcagacatttttgaaaaagctccagggagccactagggcggcgctaaagagccgcatgcggctctagagcggcaggttgccgacccctgatctaatcaAACCCTCATTGAGATATTACAGTTTGTTTTAAGGCAGGCCGCTGACCTCAAAacaaggatgctgcaacattaTATCTAATTATATCTTCATTTTCACCACTTCATATTGTTGGTTGTGATAAATTTAAGTCAGGTGTCAGCACTGGTTAGCTCTTTATTACACGATAACGGATATATTATTtatgtgccctccctcctccactgttgTTGCAGTTAAGGTAAAGCCTTATtttcacctgcacacacacacactcagtcaCTTACatgctcaccccacagtttCGGGGACAGATTGATTGCAGTAGTCCTGATTTCAGGTTTAGAGACATGGAATGGttactgtttgtgtctctgcctgtttctgttatatatatatatatatatatatatatatatatatattgtcacAGCCCGGCTCATACCCTCAGCAACACGCTCAAACAGCGAAAAAAATGTATCTGGATCCCGCTCACAAAACTGGGGAACTAAACGCAAATTACTGGCAACATCAAAAGAACTAGAGGCTGATCTAACAGGAGCAGCTGAAAGAGCATGGCCTGCACCAGCGCCACCTGAGTTCAGTCTACACGCCTCCACCTCCAGCCTTTTGAGTTCAGTCTGCAGCAGAAGCAATTCCCGCCTCTGTTCAAAAGTTAACCCAGCATCCGGCTCATAGGCAGCGACAAGGAGGGAGACGAGACGAGGATTACagtataaaaaaaggaaatttatTAACAAAAGATAATGAACTACTAAGATAAGTCAGTAATCAGTAGTGTGagcatgtatgaatgtgtggggaaaaacaaccaaaatccAAACAGCAGCAGCCGTGCccgaccagaccagagagagagagaagacaaGCAGGAGTGAAGCCTTTTAAATAGAGACCCACACCGGGCCCAGGTGTGGGTCATCACCTAATCAGgcgacctctccaccctgcttcctgcaaaggaaaaacacagcagcagaaaagGCAGGGACAACTAGTGGATGGAGGGGTcgtcacaatatatatatatatatatatatatatatatatatatatatatatatatatatatatatatatagtgtctCCAAACTTTtgttctgtactgtatatatatacagtacagaacaaaagtttggacacactccCCCATTTATACTATTCAACATCCTGCTTTCATTTATGAATCCCCCCCccaaactcacacacacacacacacacacacacacacacacacacacacacacacacacacacacacacacacacacacaccctgtaGTGCAGCCTAGTCAAGAAGTGTCGAAACTGTCTGGATCTAATTATCCACAATCGTAACTGCGTGGATTTTGTCCCTTCGCTCTGTTTTTAGAAGCAAACTTCATTGGTTTGACCCGCATCATTACTAGGTGTGATTATTTGTGTTCCCAGGTTCGCCCAAGACCTTGTTTTGCTgcctggaagaaagaaagaaagaaagaaagaaaaaaaaaaaaaacccaacaatttTGCACAGAGCCGAGGGTTTTCCTCCTCGGCTGAGAGGAGACAAAGCTGGTTTGTTGAGCCCTGCTCGGGGCTGGGAGAAGCGGAGGAGGACGGGAGGGGGCTGAAAGGAACAGGGCTGGggaaggatggaggagaggaggaggaggaggaggaggagggggtagTTTCCATCCCTCACCGCAGGAAATCTGCATGTTAAATCCAAGCCAGAGTCGCACTGGAGCTCATGTTTACATGAGAGGGCAGAAAGACAGTGTAAGGAGAGCACGGCAGCATGGCCAGCCGGTGAGTAGCGTCTCTTTACTTAAAGCTTTGTTGGCAATAATAAGTTAACATGCGCAGATAATAGCCTTTTGATTCACGTTTATTACTTCTTCGAAATAAAAACAAGAGGACGCTGCTGGCTGTGCGGATGATGCGAGCTGTTTTACTGGAAGGGGGAAATGTTTGAGTCAGCTGGGAAAATTTTAGCAAACGTAAAGTTCCTCTGGAGATCCTCTCTCGCTGTAAAAGTGCGACAGGCAAAGCCAGACTCTCCAAAAGTGAgtataatgccgcgttccatttgtcctcggaagtggggatttcccagttcccagttggatttttcaactggaacgcccctcgaagtgggatttcccactgggaaagtgggagagtcttcaccacccccgagttcacattccaagatggctgccccggttgtaaacagtagaagagagctctgtaataattcgtagcacttctttctagttttggtcacactaaatcagtcgtatacaagtatgcttcggcatatatatgctgctatagtgtaatttacatttttcatgtggtatatgcgaactacaatcttgttttcctactttgtaactggaacgctgataactcggctgtgacgtcattcccagttccgagtttcgacttccgaggtaaatggaacgcagcataaagcctggattatggttctgcgttaaatcgacgcagagcctacgccgtatggtacgccgtagcctacagcgtagtgtctgcgttggtgtaacgcggaaccataaatcagccttagagGTGAAAGAGGCGCTCCAGGGAAATGGTCGTCGAAACTTCAGCACactgaatgaaaaaagaaagaaagaaagaaagaaaaaaagcctgGAGGAATGTCTGCTCATGAAAACGGCCTGTTTATGAGTGTTTTGGGAacgagaagagagaaaaaaagagaagaggtgGAAAGTAAAATGTAGTgggtaaaaaacataaaaaaagatgaaaaaagatcgATATaagacaagaaagaaagagggggaaAAGTAAGTGTCGGGggtggagaggggggggggggtggctctTGTGGAAATGTTAAAGATGCAATGACTCAAActcaaaacacatttaaaaagttgTCTGGAGCTTTCAGTTGTTGTGGTCTTTCTCAGCAGATGTAGATTATAAACAGCAATCAATTTGGAAATAGTTTAAAGCTCAGCCACAGTTACCCAAGACTCTTAGCAAAAGCACTCGTCctttccaaatgcaaaaagttgCAGTCAGCATCTGGCATGCCTACATGTTTGTTCTATGTGGTCCTCATTTTTAAGTTTTGCTTTCATTTAGAAGGATTCCATTTATTCTGGTTTCACTAGATCATGAAAtgaccttcttcttcttctcctccagaGTGGAGCATCCTGCTGCAGGATACAAGAAGATTTTTGATACAGTGGAGGAGCTGAATGAACCAATATCTGCAGAAATCACAGGTAACACGAGCGACCAAGAACCTCCACACACTCAAAACACTCATCACCTTCAACGTGTTTGTTTTGCTTCGTATATTTAGCACTTTGGTTTGCACTTGTGTTTGAGAGGacctttataaataaagttggggTGACTGAAATGCTTTTTGTGTGGAAGATTGATTTTTAATCGACCATCTCTACTCTGGGTTAACCCATCCCTTCTCCCCATTCAGTCCCTCTCATACAAGAGAGGGATTATAGGGAGACTCACTAAGCTAAAAAAACAGCTGAAGTTCCTTTGAACTGctgctttaaagaaaatataagGATTTGGTGATGGAAGATCACCCAACTTCAGTTTCAGGTTAAAATAAAAGTTGGAGATTAGTAGCCTACAGTGTGACTCTTGTAATTACATTTCATAGAACTAGTGGCGTTTACCGTGCCTTAGTGTTGTAACTGAAATATTCCAAGTGTTATAAGTGATGACtcataacattttaaaaatgaaacttCAGCATTCTCCatcctgatccctcaggggttTTCCCATCATGGCTGGGGGGAAGTCTCCTCAGGATGGGTCCGGGGCTTTTCCAGGTGGGAGAGGAACCCTTCTACCACCTGTTTGACGGACAGGCTCTCATGCACAAGTTTGACCTGAAGAACGGTCAGGTGACCTACTACAGGAAGTAAGAATGCATCTCATTACCTTACAAAATAAGAGCTacgttataaaaaaaaaaatagtaagtCCACTTTTTACAGGTTTCTTACATGCCACATTCTCTTTCTTCTATCACATTTTAAGCATTCAACTTGTGAAAAAGGTTTATGCCATGAAAAGGCAACTTGGTGTGTTTGTTTAATGAGATTGGCATGTATGAAAACAGAAAACTGTCTGAATCAAACATGCACAACGGCAGTCAATTCAACAACACTTGatgcaaagaaagagaaaaagcacCCAATAACCACATTTCAAAGACTCAGTAGGGCATTTGTTTTTCCTCAAGAAGAAACAGCTTGAGGTTCCACAGAAAACATCTGGTTTACTGGTCCCTGCAGCTCCTGACATGTGTGAACTTTGCACCCAGATACATCAAGACAGATGCGTACGTTCGTGCCATGACGGAAAACAGAGTCGTCATCACCGAGTTTGGCACTGCGGCCTACCCAGATCCCTGCAAAAACATCTTCTCCAGGTAACCCCAAAATGAGAGGCTTTTCAATCTCCAGCTGAATCTTTGTTTGGCTGAAGAGCTGCAGAGCGTCTGACGTCTGACGTCAGTACGAGTCTGATGCAGGGACattttgtcagggtttgacacttccccccagtttttgagtttcagttctgtccctcctgtttcccatctgccctgattgtctgcacctgtgtctcgttatcccctgtgtatatctggtcttgtctttccccttctccctgtcggtccgtactgtttctacctccatgtttcctgccaagtttttgctccagtttttttgaatccctgttttgtgtttttttgatcctgctaagcagcgctttggtttttggttttctttcaaataaaccctgcttttttgcaactcctgcctcctgctctcctgcgtttgggtcctcaacaaacaccTACCGTGACACATTTACGAAGATAAACTTTATTAGTTATTTAGCAGAGTTTAAtcacaaaatcttttttttaagcacTTTATTTTTTCAGATTACCTCTGAAGGATTGCTTCATACAATGAGCCTCCCAAATTATTGAGTTATTTAATAGATTATGGATTGCTTGAGCATAGGGGAAGCTGACTCCAACGTCTCACGCATGGATATTTGCAGgttcttgtttatttttgttaacaTGAACACGTTTCTTTTGTATAGTATCACCTGGAAACAGCTGTTAGCCATAAACTCCATACATACACCACTAAAACGTAAATGTGAAGATCATAGATTGTTTTATGCTAAACTCAGGATATCAGACACATCTGTGTGAGTTTCCTGAGTAATGATGTTTATTTCTTCAGGGAACATGGTTATGGGTTGAACATAAACTTGTCATCAGTTCTCCTTGTGCTCATGTCTGTTTAGGTTCTTCACTTACTTCAAAGGCATTGAGGTGACTGATAACTGTTTGGTGAACATCTATCCGATCGGCGAGGACTTCTACGCCGTCACTGAAACAAACTACATCACCAAGGTGGATCCTGATTCCCTGGAGACATTAAAGAAGGTGAGAACGGATGGTTCTGAATGGAAAGTCAAGTTCAATCTACCAGGGTTCATGGTTTCTTCACAAAACACTGTATCGTAATTTAACTACAAAGCTTGTGTTGTTAATGGGATTTAAGACGCATTTTAACACCTGTAACATCTGGATTGAACTGAATATTATCCTCTAAATTTCAGTCATTTTTCTAATGATTAGCTGGTCTTTTGAAATCTCAATATGCTGCAATTAAACAGCTTTTCAGTGGCATGGAAGCTCATCATCACAAATGTTAAAAAGTACCATGTTTAGTCGAATAAATCCTCCAAGCAGAACAACGTCACGCACGGCAACAAAAAAAGTAGCTTTTAAGCAGATAAAAGCTTTGCAAAAAGATATACGACACGGTTGTCAGGTGGGCACTTGAGAAGCACCCGTCTCGAACTGAATACGACTCTTTGAAGTGctgttatttttactttttttgaaGTGCGGACGAGTGACCGCCTGTGACTTGTActggcaaaaacagctgtgcatgtttttgccttAGGTGGACCTGTGCAAGTACATCTCGGTGAACGGGGTGACCGCCCACCCCCACATCGAAGCAGATGGTACGGTCTACAATATCGGTAACTGCTTTGGCAAGAACTTGAGTCTGGcgtacaacattattaagatCCCGCCTGCACAGGAAGGTGAGTCATGCTGTTAATAAACAAATATTATTGATTACTGACTTTCTTTTCCTTTATAATGAGTGGTTGcctcaaatatttcatgaccTCAAGCTGATACAATTTCAACAAAGATACAATTTCAACTCAGATGGACAAATGAATTAGGAGCTATagaaaagattgaaaaaattgaaCCCCAGTGACATGTTAAACTGTAATTAGCATCAAAGTCTTGCAGTCTGTCCGTGTGACTATTAAAGAGAGATGAAAAGTAGTTTCTCTATTTCACTCTCTCATACGGTAAGTTATTATCTATTATGACTTTTCccagggatttaaaaaaaataacaattccatttcagtttaaaagaactttatcaatCCCTGAAGAGCAATTAATTTAATATGATACCAACAATTTTGTCATCTGTGGGTTTAAGTAAAGAtgaagcaagaaaaaaagaaaagctaaagATACCAACTGCTAAAAGGAGAAGTAAAAATAACTTCTTATACCGTAGTTGtaagtgtgtatttgtgtgtttccaGACAAATCTGACCCCATTGAGAAATCCGAAGTTGTAGTTCAGCTCCCCAGCAGCGAGAGGTTAAAACCGTCCTACATGCACAGGTACAGAGTCGTCTCACGAGGACAAAACGGCTGCATCTCTTCTTGTCCATTAACAAAAACTCCCACCATGCTTGTGTGTCTGCAGTTTTGGTATGACTGAAAACCATTTCGTATTTGTGGAGCAGCCGGTGAAGATCAACCTGCTGAAGTTCCTGTCAGCTTGGAGCGTCAGAGGAGCCACCTACATGGACTGTTTTGAATCGTGTGACAGCATGGGGGTAGGCGGGGCCTGTCTTCTCAGACATTTATTCCTCTGAATGAACAGCACAAACACTATCTGCTGTGTTTCATCAGCTCTTCACACTTCcattgttgtgtgtgtgtgtgtgtgtgtgtgtgtgtgtgtgtgtgtgtgtgtgtgcgtgtgcacgtGCGCAGACTTGGTTCCATGTGGCCACCAAGGACCCAGCAGGCTACATGAGCAGCCACAAGTTCAGGACGTCTGCTTTCAACCTGTTTCATCACATCAACGCCTATGAAGACCAGGGATTCATCGTGGTCGACCTCTGCACGTGGAAAGGGTGGGTGTGTGAAGTGAGTGTGCTCCCTTCAAATGTGTGTATTTGCCTCATGCTGACATAGCTCTCCCCTCTGTAGTCACGACTTTGTGTATAATTACCTGTACCTGGCCAACCTGAGGGAAGAGTGGGAGGAGGTGAAGAAAGCAGCGATGAAAGCTCCTCAGCCTGAGGTCAGACGGTACGTGCTGCCGCTGGATATTCACAGGGTGAGtctacacacgcacgcacacacatacacacacacacacagcaaattTAATATGTCATTACTAATACTTTAGTCATCTCATCTGTTCTTCTTAAGATATAAtataaaggggacctattatggctaatatctattttaaacaggccttgaatgtcttaaaaaaaagcttttgattgtttttgctaaataaattagaaattcagcctctaaaccatgtctttatctttccagtctctaacctcattatctatttgggattctgattcatttcactacaaaaaacctcaataaagtggcagctggctggagggagatggacagagagcgtccgatgtcacgctgTGCgatacgatagtcggacgctcgcatgcagttaggacacagagtttagttgtgggcgtggtttgccttttggttacgtaacgaaagggagcagaatctgaacggctcgtagaagccacatcaggcTGGacagctcatccgggcggctgtacagacactgcagaatttggttgctttcctccttctctgagttggcaggctgaggggagaccactttatatatgttaaagcaagaaaaaacttgtttttcataataggtccactTTTAAGTGCCTACTTCAAATGCTAAATTAAAATGTCACATTAGAATAGTTCTACTGTAGCAATAAAACTATTTCTCTTCATCCACGTCACAATTACCCCCCCATGGGGTTGTGCCCCCCCATGGAGGGGGCACAACTTAAATATAAAAACTGTGCatcatttgtgttttgttgaatACACCCATCAAACATTAACCTTAACATTAGTCTTTCTCTGTTACTCGTGAGTCCTGATTCAGGATTCTGCTTTGGGCTTTTGATATCCTCTGGGCAGTTGTTGGAAGGGTAGCCGCTGAACTAAACTGTCTCCATCAGTAGACTGGTTGTTGAACTGATGGATACCTAAACACTGAGATGACCGGCCTcatgcatactcattttgcttgaTCGTGAGTCTACAGAGACCTTCTTTTTGCAAGACGTGGTTCACATTAGCTgagaaaaataaacttaaagcgTGTTTTATCCATAAAAATAGCTCTTAACAACACCTCCAAGCTCATTTCATTAACTGGCCTCCAGATTAGCAAATTactgactgattatttttttgctgAAGTAATTACCCTCTGGTTTGGTGTTGTGCTCCCTGATACGCTGCAGCAAACGCCAGCACTGCAAATGTTCAATGAGCTTGTTCAATTAAAACACCAGAAATTATAATTGATTGTGTTATCATCTTGAGCACATTATGTTTGCCTGCTATTGTGATGAAAGTCCCACAGTGAGCTGAACTTCACCTTTAGATGACCCAGTTTCTTAATGATATACAAAATTAATTCTGATCTGACAGTGCTTTAACTAATTGTGTttggagcagcagcagtttGGTGTGGTGATGCACTGCAGGGATCAAGCAAGGGATAGCTAATGAAAGCTGAAAGGAGgaatatttgtatttgtgtttttttgtgacaGCTTTCTGTTTTAAAGCCCCCAGGCTTTACTTCATCTCAGCCTCACAGTTTACTTTGGATATGTTACCTGACACCCGACTGTATTTCTCCAATCCCGCTTTTCCTCACTATTCTGTGGTTATCATGTCTTTGTGTGCATTAAGGAGGAGCAGGGAAAGAACCTGGTTTCCCTGCCGTACACCACTGCAACTGCTGTTCTTCACAGCGACGGCACCATCTGGCTTGAACCTGAAGTTCTGTTTTCTGGACCAAGACAAGGTGACAACACTCAAATTACAAGCTGcctatttatgtatatatgtatacgtGTATAGGGGTACACAAGAGAATGATCCTTATATTTCTCCGTCTCTGCTTTCTATGGAAAAAATCAACATATTCTacccttttttaaattttttttacaaaaactgaaataatttattaatgaaatgtctgtgaCCTACTTTGGTCAAAACTCAGCCCAGCACCTCTCTCACATTTATTGTCTTTTTCAGCTTTTGAATTCCCACAGATCAACTACTCTCAGTATTCTGGGAAAAAGTACTCCTTCGCCTACGGCCTCGGACTCAACCACTTCATCCCTGACAGGGTAGGAGCCCTTTACCAGTCACACTGGAGGGATTGGGACAGTGTATGAGCACGTATTACTGTAAAACCAGCTGCTGCTTGTTGCTGTAGATTGTCAAGTTGAACGTGCAGACCAAAGAGACCTGGGTGTGGCAGGAGGAAGAGTGTTACCCATCAGAGCCGCTGTTTGTGCCAACGCCTGGCGCCACGGAGGAAGATGACGGTAGGACCTACACTCATGTTGTTTTCTCATTATCTGGCTTCACTCTGGGAGTGGGGCATTTCATTCCTCCCTCAATCTTCCaggacattttattttactgggCTCACACTTTCTGACGGTCGTCAGTCACATCTTTGGGATTTGTTGCAGAATATTTGTTCTCTACAGCAAAGAATAAGCTAGAAAACGGCAATTATACCTTTATCCTTATCaactttaaaggaaaacacatcGCTAACACAACTGTCTGAGGTCTTGATGAAACACCTAACACATTTTGGTGGTCAAAATACCACGGAGATACAGTGCAATAGCTCCCTTTTTCAACCAGTCTTTACAGCTGTGTCCAGAGCGTTCAGTCACTCCACTCAGTTTGACCCATTTTCTACGATGTTTGCCTCTATAAACTGGTGCTACAGCTCTGTGTCACACACTGTTGAACACAGGAAGTGCAACATGGTCCAAGGGTGAGTAAAGATTACGATTGGGAGATAAAAATGGGAAGCTAATCCCTCTCGGACCTGGGTCTGTGATACAAAAATAAAGTGACAGGGTTGTGTTATGTCTTATCTGTTTGATCTAGTAAGGCACTTAAATGAACTTATGCTCCTaaggggagaaaaaagtcatatgTCAACTTGACAACAGTCTTTTTATGGAGGTCCTTTTCGTCTGACACAAACACCACAGGACTTCTGAAGGTGTCCTGTGACGTGAGGCACCAGTACACTCAGAGCAGATCTTAGATGAGGCCTTTTTAGCACAGCTCACAGGCGCTCACTCAGATCGAGATCTGGGCAGTTGTAAAGTCATCTTAATCCTGCAGCGAAGCTGCTGAAAAAGCCCACCTCCACCAGGAACCACAGCTGCCCTGAAGAAGTGGAGCAAACGATACACGTGCCCCCAGTCGATCCCAGGGTGGGAACACGTCTCGTTAGACCAGTTCTGATGAATTTGAACTGGTCTAACAAAGCATCAGAACTGAGCCAATGAGGCAACATCGTTCTCAACATAGAAACCTGAGTCTTTTTTTGAGAAGGTGCTTCAGCTAAATCAGttttaaaagcttttttttttacagtttaatttatgTCTTCTGAAGTTGCCAACAGCTTCTTATTGATCCAAACTTATTGACGAGACAGCTCCAGGGATTTTTCTCATACCTGATTGTGGCAAATAAAATCCTGTCTAATATACTGAGTGGGGAGATCAAATCAAAAAGCGAAACATTGCaccaaaaataacaacaaaatcaGAATTCTAAACCgcaaacttttatttttttaaagatttgtttgggctctagtggccctttattgaagttgcagacaggaagggggtagagagagagaatggggatgacatgcagcaaaggtgcacaggccaggattcaaacctgcgaccgctgcaggaggactgtagcctcagtatatgagccgcttgcttaacccactgtgcCACCAAGCGGcccaaacttttcttttttaaccttaATCGTGTCTTTGGTGGCAGCTCTCATTCTCTCTGCTGGA encodes:
- the LOC133457852 gene encoding retinal Mueller cells isomerohydrolase-like — encoded protein: MASRVEHPAAGYKKIFDTVEELNEPISAEITGVFPSWLGGSLLRMGPGLFQVGEEPFYHLFDGQALMHKFDLKNGQVTYYRKYIKTDAYVRAMTENRVVITEFGTAAYPDPCKNIFSRFFTYFKGIEVTDNCLVNIYPIGEDFYAVTETNYITKVDPDSLETLKKVDLCKYISVNGVTAHPHIEADGTVYNIGNCFGKNLSLAYNIIKIPPAQEDKSDPIEKSEVVVQLPSSERLKPSYMHSFGMTENHFVFVEQPVKINLLKFLSAWSVRGATYMDCFESCDSMGTWFHVATKDPAGYMSSHKFRTSAFNLFHHINAYEDQGFIVVDLCTWKGHDFVYNYLYLANLREEWEEVKKAAMKAPQPEVRRYVLPLDIHREEQGKNLVSLPYTTATAVLHSDGTIWLEPEVLFSGPRQAFEFPQINYSQYSGKKYSFAYGLGLNHFIPDRIVKLNVQTKETWVWQEEECYPSEPLFVPTPGATEEDDGVLLSIVVKPGAERPGCLLVLDAMNLTELARAEVNTIIPVTLHGMYKPPLQSPSVPSS